The stretch of DNA GCTTGGAGCGGCAACATGCCACCCGACTCCTCCTAGATGCCTGCTTCTCACCCCGCGCGGAGCAAGTCAAGCGCACGAAATGTTCTGTTATTCCAAGTGGTTACCGGGCCTTCGTTGGGTCCAAAGGGGGATTCCTCGCCGCTTGAGTGGGTCACCACCGCCCCACGCGGAAGAAAAACCCTCGCTCCGCCTCCTCTCAAGCCCTTCAATTGACACTCGCTGTCAGGGGGATCGGGGGTGAGGGGACAATCGGACGGAGCCGCGACGACCTGCTAAAGCTCAGGCGGTCTCATGAAGCAGGAGCTCCTACGCCGAGTCCTAAACGCGCGAGTGGCGGATGTCCTACCGTCCCCCACGCCGCTGGATCCGGCGCCCAACCTGAGCACTCGGCTGCACTACCCGGTGCTGCTGAAACGCGAGGATCTCACGCCGGTCTTCTCGTTCAAGCTGCGCGGCGCCTACAACCGCATGGCAATGCTAAGCGACAAGGAGCTCGCCGCTGGAGTCATTGCTGCATCCGCAGGGAACCATGCTCAGGGCGTGGCGTTCGGCGCGGCTCGGCTCGGCGCGAAGTGCCGAATCGTGATGCCGCGTACCACCCCGTCGATCAAGGTGAACGCGGTGCGGCGCTTTGGCGCGCAGGTCGATCTCGTCGGCGATAGCTATTCGGACGCCGCGGAGCACTGCAAGCAACTCGTCGTCGAAACCGGCATGACCTTCGTGCACCCCTATGACGATCTGGATGTGATCGCGGGGCAGGGCACCGTGGGCCTGGAGATCTTGAATCAAGCCCCCCGAGACCTGAGGTCGATCTTCGTGCCCATCGGAGGCGGTGGCTTGGCGGCCGGCATCGCTGCCATCTGCAAGGCGGTCAGGCCCGAGGTGCGCGTGATCGGCGTCGAACCGGATGACTCCGACGCCATGCATCGCTCGTTGCGCCTTGGGCATCGCGTGGTGCTGGACAAGGTCGGTATATTTGCCGATGGCGTTGCCGTGCGGCAAGTTGGAGAGCATACGTTCGAACTCTGCAAGGAGTACCTCGACGACACGGTGACCGTCAGCAGCGACGAGATCTGCGCGGCGATCAAGGATGCGTTCGAGGACACGCGGTCCGTGCTCGAGCCAGCCGGCGCTCTGGCAATTGCCGGTCTCAAGCGCCACGTGCGGGCCGGGGAGCTCGTGCCTGGAACCGCCGTTGCGATTACTTCCGGCGCGAACGTGAACTTCAATCGCCTGCGCTACGTCACGGAGCGCACCGAGTTCGGTGCGGGTCGCGAGGCGGTATTCGCGGTCACCATTCCGGAGAAGCCAGGCGCCTTCCTGAAGCTGTGCGAGGTGTTGGGGGACCGGCAGGTCACGGAGTTCAACTACCGACTCGCCACGCGGCGCGAGGCGCAGATCTTCGTCGGCGTGGAGGTGGGCTCTCGCAGCGAGGCACGGCAACTCCACGACGCGCTGGTTGCTGCGGGCTACGGCTGCGTGGACTTGTCGGACGATGACCTCGCGAAGACCCACCTTCGACACATGGTCGGGGGTCATGGCGAGGCGGAGAACGAACTACTCTTTCGCTTCGAGTTTCCGGAGCGCCCCGGTGCGCTGCTGGAGTTCCTCTCCAGCTTGCGCGGGCGCTGGAACATCTCGCTCTTCCACTACCGCAATCACGGCGCGGCGTACGGGCGAGTGCTGTGTGGGATGGAAGTCCCCCCAACCCAGATTTACGAGCTCAAGAAGACACTCGATCAAATCGGTTTCCCCTACTTCGACGAGAGTGATCACCCCGCGGCCAAGCACTTCCTTGGACTGCGGCGCTAGACCCCGTTGACTTAATTGCCATCCGGAAATTTCAGAACAGGATGGCGTCACTCACATCAAGCGCGTTCTCGATGTGCTGAGTGGGGCTGAGGTTGCATCCGTGCTTGAACTCGTACTGGAACATCACGGTTACCGGGCCCTCCTCGCACTCGTAGTCTTGGTGCACGCTCTCGATGCCGTGCTCGTCGTTGGGGCACACCTGTAGGCGATAGCCCTTGAGCACGAGCGGCGTGGTCAAGTAGACCTCCGCGCCGCGCTTCGCCAGATCGGTCTTGAGGCGACCGAGCAGCTGGTTCGCCAGCTCGCCCAACCAGTCCGCTGGAGCGTCGCCTCCGTAAGTTTTCGCAGAGACTTCCGGCACGGTGGTAATGCAAAGGCTGCCGGAGAGTTCCCTACCCGAGTACCCGATGATGGCTGCGTAGGTTGTCATTCTTGGCGAGTCACAGCCCTGCTTCAGCTGAACACCGTAGGCGTCGAACAGCGCCTGAGCGTTGGTGTCCACCAGTGCGGCTATGGTCTTTGAGTCTCGGTGCGACATGCTTGTCCCCCTTGGGCGCCCAGAGTCGGCGCGGAGTGAGCGCGCGCCAAAGCGCGCGCGGTTCAGGCTACGAGCTTGTTGAGTGCCGCGACGAGCAAGTCGGGCTTGAAAGGCTTGACGATCCAGCCCTTGGCGCCAGCTGCCTTTGCACGCTGGATCATCGCCGGCTGACCTTCGGTGGTGAGCATCACGATCGGCACGCCCTTACGCGGTGAGCCGGCGACCTTCTCCACCATCTCGATGCCGTTCATTCGCGGCATGTTCACGTCGCAAACCACGGCGGCGATCCCCGTGTCACCGGTGATCTTGTCGAAGCCGTCCTGCCCGTCCCCCGCCTCGAGTACTTCGAAGCCTGCCTGGCTCAGTGCGAGCTTGACTTGTTGCCGCACGGAAGCTGAATCGTCCACTACGAGAATTTTCTTTGCCATGTCTACTCCGATTGTTGAGCTAATCGAATTGATTGCGGTGCCGCTCTTTTTGAGGGCGCAGTCCGAAAGTCTGCTCAGAAAAGCATCACGTCACCCGCGGGCGGCGCGTCCGCTTCGTGGTCCAGAATCGCGACGTGTCCGGCGAACTGGTCCCGGTGACAGTCAGCAGCGCTGATGGAATCCAAGCTTACCTCTCCGCCTTCCATCAGCACCTCCGCCGACTCGTTCAGCGCGATCAGGTCGCGGTCGACGATCAGCAGCGCCTGCGATGCGGGGTCTTGGAATGCGAGATGGGAGAGCGCCTCGTGAGAGCTCTTGATGATCTCCCGGATCGAGCGCTCACCCGACTGCACGATTGAGTGCAGCGTTTGCGTGAGGAAGCTGGACGCACCCCTCACCCGATGGAGATCTTGATCAATGCGCTCCCCGAACTGTGAGGTGTCCACCTTCACGTGCTCGGCGTACGTAGCGAGCGCTTCCATGTTCTGGCTCAGCTCGGACGCCAAGGCGCTAACCAAGCGGTTAGACTCCTCTACGACGTCACTGAGCCGCTTCATTTCTGAGGCGATCACATCGAAGCCAGCACCTGCCGCGCCGAGACGGCTCGCTTCGATCGAAGCGTTCAATGACAGCACGCGGGTCTGGAAAGCAATGCCCGTGATCGACTCGGTCAGTCGTCGCATCTTCTGAGTGGACTCATGAGCTCGCAGCGCGATCTGCGCTTGCTTGTCCACATGGCTGCGCACGGCGCTCAAGAAGTCCGAGACGGTCTTCGTCTGGGACTCGAGCACATCACCAATGCTGCCTTCCGCTGCGCTTCCAGAGATGGACGCGACGGAGTGCTGCGTGTCTTCAACGTGACGCTGCGCCTCCGTGACAATGCGCTCGAGCAAGCCGCCAGCCGTGACCACTTCTCGTTCCGTCAACGCGTTGACGTCGCGGATGCGTCCGAGAACAGTCTCGCGAATCTTGACGAATACGGATTTCCAGCCGGCTAAGTCGCTCACTCGTTTGCTTTCTTTCTCGTCCCGGCGTGGGACGTAGAAAAGAACGGCTCAGCGCGCGATCACTTAAGCGAGAACGCCCCGGCTGAACTGGCGCACAAAACGCGGCCGTCCGGCACTCCTTGCGGGGCCGGACGGCGTGGTCGTCGCACTTACTGGGCAGTTGTTGAGTAGATATCGAGGCGTACTCCGCGGCTTAGAACGCGCTGCGAACTTCCAGGCTCACATCGACCCAGCTCGTCTCGGTTTCGAAGCGCTGCCAGGTCTTGGTGCACTCCGGCGCTTCGACTTTAGGGAGACCTAGCTCCACCGGCGCACCGCCTTCTTGAACTCGCGACGCGAACGCGCCAGCGATCACGTTGGCCACCTCGAGCAA from Polyangiaceae bacterium encodes:
- the ilvA gene encoding threonine ammonia-lyase, biosynthetic, translated to MKQELLRRVLNARVADVLPSPTPLDPAPNLSTRLHYPVLLKREDLTPVFSFKLRGAYNRMAMLSDKELAAGVIAASAGNHAQGVAFGAARLGAKCRIVMPRTTPSIKVNAVRRFGAQVDLVGDSYSDAAEHCKQLVVETGMTFVHPYDDLDVIAGQGTVGLEILNQAPRDLRSIFVPIGGGGLAAGIAAICKAVRPEVRVIGVEPDDSDAMHRSLRLGHRVVLDKVGIFADGVAVRQVGEHTFELCKEYLDDTVTVSSDEICAAIKDAFEDTRSVLEPAGALAIAGLKRHVRAGELVPGTAVAITSGANVNFNRLRYVTERTEFGAGREAVFAVTIPEKPGAFLKLCEVLGDRQVTEFNYRLATRREAQIFVGVEVGSRSEARQLHDALVAAGYGCVDLSDDDLAKTHLRHMVGGHGEAENELLFRFEFPERPGALLEFLSSLRGRWNISLFHYRNHGAAYGRVLCGMEVPPTQIYELKKTLDQIGFPYFDESDHPAAKHFLGLRR
- a CDS encoding chemotaxis protein CheX; its protein translation is MSHRDSKTIAALVDTNAQALFDAYGVQLKQGCDSPRMTTYAAIIGYSGRELSGSLCITTVPEVSAKTYGGDAPADWLGELANQLLGRLKTDLAKRGAEVYLTTPLVLKGYRLQVCPNDEHGIESVHQDYECEEGPVTVMFQYEFKHGCNLSPTQHIENALDVSDAILF
- a CDS encoding response regulator is translated as MAKKILVVDDSASVRQQVKLALSQAGFEVLEAGDGQDGFDKITGDTGIAAVVCDVNMPRMNGIEMVEKVAGSPRKGVPIVMLTTEGQPAMIQRAKAAGAKGWIVKPFKPDLLVAALNKLVA